The Nakamurella deserti genome contains a region encoding:
- the pheT gene encoding phenylalanine--tRNA ligase subunit beta — protein MRAPLEWIRQYVALPDEVGVAEIEAALIRIGHEVEDVHTPPPTTGDLVVARVLAVEELTGFKKPIRFVTLEVGAGLGADGSAERQVICGARNFAVGDLVVAALPGAVLPGDFAIASRSTYGRISDGMICSAAELRVGNDSDGIIVLDADDPAAVIGADARPLVGATDTVLELAITPDRGYALSIRGLARELSAAFEVPFTDVAGTDIRDVAGAPVPWPVTIDDPAGCDRFVVVKVSGVDPSARSPYWMRRRLLAAGIRSISLAVDITNYVMLEVGQPLHAFDAATLAGPITVRRATPGEKLVTLDGVARTLDATDLVVADPSGAISLAGVMGGASTEISETTTEVLIEAAHWTPSVISRTARRRSLTSEASRRFERDVDPAVAPGAAERAAELLVRYGGGHLEPGRTDVGAPNPPATVALPLTEPERLLGRPVSAETAARRLVQVGCLVEASESGDALLVTPPTWRPDLLRPADLVEEIARLDGFDLIGSVLPQAPAGAGLSSAQRRTRAVAADLAAIGLTEVLTFPFIGPRDFVALGIDESDIRRRTATLLNPLDSARPLMRTTMLPGLLEALSRNLARGARDVALFELGLVFLPRPDAPRPPVMTVGARPSDHDLRVLEASVPTQVQHVGAVLTGQWDRAGWWGPGRAADWADAVELARRIGRTAGAELRVETAELAPFHPGRCAGIRVGDWPVGYAGELHPAVIERLGLPARTVALELNLSGFPERRPVVPPVVSSFPPVLQDVALVVADTVPAGRVTEVLRRAGGPLLESVRLFDVYTGDPVPAGHKSLAFALSVRAADRTLTGADAQQVRDAVVEAAAREFGAVLR, from the coding sequence ATGCGCGCCCCGCTGGAGTGGATCCGGCAGTACGTGGCCCTGCCCGACGAGGTCGGTGTCGCCGAGATCGAGGCCGCGCTGATCCGGATCGGTCACGAGGTCGAGGACGTGCACACACCACCACCGACGACCGGTGACCTGGTCGTGGCCCGGGTGCTGGCCGTCGAGGAGCTCACCGGGTTCAAGAAGCCCATCCGGTTCGTGACGCTCGAGGTCGGTGCAGGGCTCGGCGCCGACGGTTCGGCCGAGCGCCAGGTCATCTGCGGCGCCCGCAACTTCGCCGTCGGTGACCTCGTCGTCGCTGCACTCCCGGGCGCGGTGCTGCCCGGTGACTTCGCGATCGCGTCCCGGTCGACCTACGGCCGCATCTCCGACGGGATGATCTGTTCGGCCGCGGAGCTGCGGGTCGGCAACGACTCCGACGGCATCATCGTGCTCGACGCCGACGACCCCGCCGCCGTGATCGGCGCCGACGCCCGCCCGCTGGTCGGGGCGACGGACACGGTGCTGGAGCTGGCGATCACCCCCGACCGGGGCTACGCGCTGTCCATCCGTGGCCTCGCCCGGGAGCTGTCGGCGGCGTTCGAGGTGCCGTTCACCGACGTCGCCGGTACCGACATCCGCGACGTCGCCGGCGCGCCCGTCCCCTGGCCGGTGACCATCGACGACCCGGCCGGCTGCGACCGCTTCGTCGTCGTCAAGGTGTCCGGAGTCGATCCGTCGGCCAGGAGCCCGTACTGGATGCGCCGTCGGCTGCTCGCCGCCGGCATCCGGTCGATCTCGCTCGCCGTGGACATCACCAACTACGTGATGCTCGAGGTCGGCCAGCCGCTGCACGCCTTCGACGCCGCCACCCTGGCGGGCCCGATCACCGTCCGGCGCGCCACTCCGGGCGAGAAGCTCGTCACCCTGGACGGTGTCGCCCGCACCCTGGACGCCACCGACCTCGTCGTCGCCGATCCGAGCGGCGCGATCTCACTGGCCGGGGTGATGGGCGGTGCGAGCACCGAGATCTCCGAGACCACCACCGAGGTGCTGATCGAGGCCGCGCACTGGACGCCGTCGGTCATCTCCCGCACCGCCCGCCGGCGGTCGCTGACGTCCGAGGCGTCGCGCCGCTTCGAGCGCGACGTCGACCCCGCCGTCGCGCCGGGCGCGGCCGAGCGTGCCGCGGAACTGCTGGTGCGCTACGGCGGCGGTCACCTGGAACCCGGTCGCACCGACGTCGGCGCACCGAACCCGCCGGCCACCGTCGCGCTCCCGCTGACGGAGCCGGAACGGCTGCTCGGTCGGCCGGTGTCGGCCGAGACCGCCGCGCGGCGGCTCGTGCAGGTCGGATGCCTCGTCGAGGCGTCGGAGTCCGGTGACGCGCTCCTTGTCACCCCGCCCACCTGGCGGCCCGACCTGCTGCGTCCGGCCGACCTGGTCGAGGAGATCGCCCGTCTCGACGGCTTCGATCTCATCGGCTCGGTGCTGCCGCAGGCCCCGGCCGGCGCCGGATTGAGCTCCGCCCAGCGACGTACCCGTGCGGTCGCCGCGGATCTCGCCGCGATCGGACTGACCGAGGTGCTGACGTTCCCGTTCATCGGACCGCGGGACTTCGTCGCGCTCGGCATCGACGAGAGCGACATCCGTCGGCGCACCGCCACGCTGCTCAACCCGCTCGACTCCGCGCGGCCCCTGATGCGCACCACGATGCTGCCCGGACTGCTGGAGGCGCTGTCGCGCAACCTCGCCCGGGGTGCGCGTGACGTCGCGCTGTTCGAGCTCGGGCTGGTCTTCCTGCCGCGGCCGGACGCCCCGCGACCCCCGGTGATGACCGTCGGTGCCCGCCCGTCCGACCACGACCTCCGCGTCCTGGAGGCCAGCGTGCCGACCCAGGTGCAGCACGTCGGGGCGGTGCTCACCGGACAGTGGGACCGCGCGGGCTGGTGGGGTCCCGGCCGTGCCGCCGACTGGGCCGACGCCGTCGAGCTCGCCCGCCGGATCGGCCGCACCGCCGGCGCCGAGCTCCGGGTGGAGACCGCGGAGCTCGCACCGTTCCACCCCGGTCGCTGCGCCGGTATCCGGGTCGGTGACTGGCCGGTCGGCTACGCCGGTGAGCTGCACCCCGCGGTCATCGAGCGCCTCGGGTTGCCCGCCCGCACGGTCGCCCTGGAGCTGAACCTGTCCGGGTTCCCGGAGCGTCGCCCGGTGGTCCCACCGGTCGTCTCGTCGTTCCCGCCGGTCCTGCAGGACGTCGCGCTGGTGGTCGCCGACACCGTGCCCGCGGGCCGCGTGACCGAGGTGCTGCGCCGGGCCGGTGGCCCGCTGCTGGAATCGGTGCGGCTGTTCGACGTCTACACCGGGGATCCGGTGCCGGCGGGGCACAAGTCCTTGGCGTTCGCGCTGAGCGTGCGCGCCGCCGACCGGACCCTGACCGGCGCCGACGCGCAACAGGTCCGGGACGCCGTGGTGGAGGCGGCCGCCCGCGAGTTCGGGGCGGTGCTGCGATGA
- the pheS gene encoding phenylalanine--tRNA ligase subunit alpha, which translates to MSSTPEPRETTAAPDPVGSAQQAFAAAGTLAELAEQRQAHLGDRSPVLLSRRALGQLPGSERAARGKQINAELQAITAAHDARLAVLTEERDTAVLAAERVDVTLPGDRRAAGARHPVSLIMQQTVDTFLAMGWDVAEGPELEAEYFNFDALNFLPDHPARALQDTFSIAAPDGGTDSGLVLRTHTSPVQARTMLHREPPIYVVCPGRTYRTDELDATHTPVFHQVEGLAIDRHLTMAHLKGTLDHYARAMFGPESRTRLRPHFFPFTEPSAELDVWFPQKKGGAGWVEWGGCGMVDPAVLVNCGIDPAEFTGFAFGMGIERTLQFRNGIPDMRDMIEGDVRFSAPFPTEV; encoded by the coding sequence ATGAGCAGCACACCCGAGCCACGCGAGACCACGGCGGCGCCCGACCCGGTCGGTTCCGCCCAGCAGGCGTTCGCCGCGGCCGGCACGTTGGCCGAGCTCGCCGAGCAGCGGCAGGCCCATCTCGGCGACAGGTCGCCGGTGCTGCTCTCCCGCCGTGCGCTCGGTCAGCTGCCCGGCTCGGAGCGGGCGGCCCGCGGCAAACAGATCAACGCCGAACTGCAGGCCATCACCGCCGCCCACGACGCGCGACTGGCCGTGCTGACCGAGGAGCGCGACACCGCCGTCCTCGCCGCCGAGCGGGTGGACGTCACGTTGCCCGGTGATCGGCGCGCGGCGGGTGCCCGGCATCCGGTCTCGCTCATCATGCAGCAGACCGTCGACACCTTCCTGGCCATGGGCTGGGACGTCGCCGAGGGTCCCGAGCTGGAGGCGGAGTACTTCAACTTCGACGCGCTGAACTTCCTGCCCGACCATCCGGCGCGCGCGCTGCAGGACACCTTCTCGATCGCCGCGCCGGACGGCGGCACCGACTCCGGGCTGGTGCTGCGCACCCACACCTCGCCGGTGCAGGCCCGGACGATGCTGCACCGCGAGCCGCCGATCTACGTCGTCTGCCCGGGCCGGACCTACCGCACCGACGAGCTCGACGCGACCCACACGCCGGTGTTCCACCAGGTCGAGGGACTGGCCATCGACCGGCACCTGACGATGGCCCACCTCAAGGGCACCCTGGACCACTACGCCCGGGCGATGTTCGGTCCCGAGTCGCGCACCCGGCTCCGGCCGCACTTCTTCCCGTTCACCGAGCCCAGCGCCGAGCTGGACGTCTGGTTCCCGCAGAAGAAGGGCGGCGCCGGCTGGGTCGAATGGGGCGGCTGCGGCATGGTCGACCCGGCGGTGCTGGTCAACTGCGGTATCGATCCGGCCGAGTTCACCGGTTTCGCGTTCGGGATGGGAATCGAGCGCACCCTGCAGTTCCGCAACGGCATCCCCGACATGCGGGACATGATCGAAGGCGACGTGCGGTTCAGCGCGCCCTTCCCGACGGAGGTCTGA
- a CDS encoding type II toxin-antitoxin system PemK/MazF family toxin, whose protein sequence is MARSFLADLASSLLTSVLGRGRAAPAAPPARRPPAPRAPRPAPDAPVRGRSGGTATVEVDPGDVGRVRMTYSPDTDGNPDPGEIVWTWVPYEEKDGRGKDRPVLVVATESTGTVLAVQLTSKAHTGDGEFVALGSGAWDAEGRPSWVDLDRVFRVHPEGMRREATALDARRYGLVEAALTRRYHWS, encoded by the coding sequence ATGGCCCGCTCCTTCCTCGCCGACCTGGCGTCGTCCCTGCTCACGTCCGTGCTCGGCCGCGGACGCGCGGCGCCGGCGGCACCTCCGGCGCGGCGGCCGCCGGCCCCCCGCGCGCCCCGCCCCGCCCCCGATGCGCCGGTCAGGGGCCGTTCCGGCGGCACCGCCACCGTCGAGGTGGATCCGGGCGATGTCGGGCGGGTACGGATGACCTACTCACCCGACACCGACGGCAACCCGGATCCCGGGGAGATCGTCTGGACCTGGGTGCCCTACGAGGAGAAGGACGGCCGCGGCAAGGACCGGCCCGTCCTCGTGGTGGCGACGGAGTCGACGGGCACGGTGCTCGCCGTCCAGCTCACCAGCAAGGCCCACACCGGCGACGGCGAGTTCGTCGCGCTGGGCAGCGGCGCCTGGGACGCGGAGGGCCGGCCCAGCTGGGTCGACCTCGACCGCGTGTTCCGGGTGCACCCGGAGGGGATGCGCCGGGAGGCGACCGCGCTGGACGCACGTCGGTACGGGCTGGTCGAGGCGGCCCTGACCCGCCGCTACCACTGGAGCTGA
- a CDS encoding TrmH family RNA methyltransferase: protein MTKSGSSAKDADFFTTADDETEVNGDGVLTERSSRVAAAHRLLRRSRRTEAGEFLAEGAQAVTEALAYAREHPGIVLELFVTPDAAARHVDLVRAAYAADVEVSVVNRRAMELLSDTQTPQGLIARCASLDVPLARALGDGAKLVAVLVDANDPGNAGTVVRLADAAGADAVVFAGESVDPFNPKAVRASVGSIFHLPVARAVDVDEVLAALAGAGLSVLATTGSADTDLDAAARDGVLDLPTAWLFGSEAHGLPGHVIEAADASVRVPIHGRAESLNLATAAAICLYASASAQRRES from the coding sequence GTGACGAAGTCGGGCTCGTCGGCCAAGGACGCCGACTTCTTCACCACTGCCGACGACGAGACCGAGGTCAACGGCGACGGTGTCCTCACCGAGCGCAGCTCGCGGGTCGCCGCCGCGCACCGGTTGCTGCGCCGGTCCCGGCGCACCGAGGCGGGGGAGTTCCTCGCCGAGGGCGCCCAGGCCGTCACCGAAGCGCTGGCCTACGCGCGGGAGCATCCCGGGATCGTCCTCGAACTCTTCGTCACCCCCGACGCCGCCGCCCGGCACGTCGACCTCGTGCGCGCGGCCTACGCCGCCGACGTCGAGGTGAGCGTGGTGAACCGGCGGGCCATGGAACTGCTCAGCGACACCCAGACGCCGCAGGGCCTGATCGCCCGGTGCGCATCGCTGGACGTGCCACTGGCCCGCGCGCTCGGGGACGGCGCGAAGCTGGTCGCCGTGCTCGTCGACGCCAACGATCCCGGCAACGCCGGCACCGTCGTACGGCTGGCCGACGCCGCCGGCGCCGACGCCGTCGTGTTCGCGGGGGAGTCCGTCGATCCGTTCAACCCCAAGGCCGTGCGGGCCTCGGTCGGCAGCATCTTCCACCTGCCGGTCGCCCGCGCGGTCGACGTGGACGAGGTGCTCGCCGCCCTCGCCGGGGCCGGCCTGTCCGTCCTGGCGACGACCGGGTCGGCCGACACCGATCTGGACGCCGCTGCACGTGACGGGGTCCTGGATCTGCCGACCGCCTGGTTGTTCGGATCCGAGGCCCACGGACTGCCCGGGCACGTCATCGAGGCCGCCGACGCCTCGGTCCGGGTGCCGATCCACGGCAGGGCCGAGTCGCTGAACCTGGCCACCGCCGCGGCGATCTGCCTGTACGCCTCGGCGTCCGCCCAGCGCCGGGAGTCCTGA
- the rplT gene encoding 50S ribosomal protein L20: MARVKRAVNAQKKRRTTLERAAGYRGQRSRLYRKAKEQVLHSLNYAYNDRRKRKNEFRKLWISRINAAARANGITYNRFIQGLNLAGVEVDRKILAELAVRDAAAFAALVAIARDAVPSLAGAGTSDAA; the protein is encoded by the coding sequence GTGGCTCGCGTCAAGAGGGCGGTCAACGCCCAGAAGAAGCGCCGCACGACCCTGGAGCGCGCGGCCGGTTACCGCGGCCAGCGCTCGCGGCTGTACCGCAAGGCCAAGGAGCAGGTCCTCCACTCCCTGAACTACGCGTACAACGACCGTCGCAAGCGCAAGAACGAGTTCCGCAAGCTGTGGATCTCCCGCATCAACGCGGCCGCCCGCGCGAACGGCATCACCTACAACCGCTTCATCCAGGGCCTGAACCTGGCCGGCGTCGAGGTCGACCGCAAGATTCTGGCCGAGCTCGCCGTCCGCGACGCGGCGGCGTTCGCCGCGCTCGTGGCGATCGCCCGGGACGCGGTGCCGAGCCTGGCCGGCGCCGGTACGAGCGACGCCGCCTGA
- the rpmI gene encoding 50S ribosomal protein L35, with the protein MPKMKTHSGMKKRVKVTGSGKLVREQANKRHLLEVKNSKRTRRLTGTTDVAKVDVPRVKRMLGR; encoded by the coding sequence ATGCCCAAGATGAAGACCCACTCCGGGATGAAGAAGCGGGTCAAGGTGACCGGCTCCGGGAAGCTCGTCCGCGAGCAGGCGAACAAGCGCCACCTGCTCGAGGTCAAGAACAGCAAGCGCACCCGGCGCCTGACCGGGACGACCGACGTGGCCAAGGTCGACGTGCCCCGCGTCAAGCGGATGCTCGGTCGCTGA
- a CDS encoding DUF1844 domain-containing protein: protein MNPPAELRPEHPQPTGPAERDLVDIPAVEVVSRAAVMLMSAAAEQLGLADEDPDRPAHRDLDEARTLITALAGLLNAALPDLGPHAAAFREGLGALQGAFREYSAVPDQPGQGPGESRPRPH, encoded by the coding sequence GTGAACCCGCCAGCAGAACTCCGTCCCGAGCACCCGCAACCGACCGGCCCGGCCGAGCGGGACCTGGTCGACATCCCCGCCGTCGAGGTGGTCTCACGGGCCGCGGTGATGCTGATGAGCGCCGCCGCCGAGCAGCTCGGCCTCGCCGACGAGGACCCGGACCGGCCCGCGCACCGGGACCTGGACGAGGCGCGCACCCTCATCACGGCCCTGGCCGGGTTGCTCAACGCCGCGCTCCCCGACCTGGGGCCCCACGCCGCGGCGTTCCGCGAGGGGCTGGGCGCGTTGCAGGGCGCCTTCCGGGAGTACTCCGCCGTCCCCGACCAGCCCGGTCAGGGTCCCGGCGAGAGTCGTCCCCGCCCGCACTGA